From Vigna angularis cultivar LongXiaoDou No.4 chromosome 11, ASM1680809v1, whole genome shotgun sequence:
CCTTATCTAGTTTTTGTTCCGCACTTTTCCCAATCTACCAATTATTGAAGTGTGATGAATAactattcttttataaatagttttaaaatttgtcCAAGtcaagtgaaagaaaaaaacaaaactgacTGGATAGGTAGTTCGATCGAATCCAatatagaagaaagaaaaaaatgcacCTGGCCAAAATGACAAAACTGACAAAATTCCTTTTAATTATGGCCTCACCAGCTTTATCCTTAGCTCCTCACTCTTCTTTCGCATCAATTTTCTCATCCTAGGACTCTATGACTGAGTGAGTCACCACCAGAATGACAAAAAATCACGAGAGAGGGAGTTACATTCATGAAtgttcatttatataataagtCCAAAAATGTGAGGTAGCAGAAGTGAGTTTGGTACATGCCCCAGTGCCAGCTTTATGACATCATATATAGAGTGATATGTTATTGCTATTGCTCACTTTCTTGGAAAAGAGCAACGGTGAAAGCATGTTGGAAGGTAAAGCTGTGATAGAGGATACTGACATGCCCCTCAAGATGCAGATCCAAGCCATGGCATCTGCTTCTGAAGCTCTTGATCTCTATGATGTTTTGGATTGCACATCCATTGCTGCCCACATTAAAAAGGTAACATTTTCTCCCATCTTTTCGATGATACACAACAGTAAGCTGTCCTTTGAAACTCAAGACCGATTTAATGTTGCATGTGTTGTTCTTGGAAACTGATTTCAGTGTAACTTTTCTGTAACACGAGTTTGTGGTTGGTGGTTGACTGAGTTTATGGTTTATTGGACTGATAGGAGTTTGACACGAAGCATGGTTCTGGATGGCAGTGTGTGGTGGGATCGAGTTTTGGGTGCTTTTTTACCCATTCAAAGGGAACCTTCGTGTACTTTACTCTGGAGACTCTCAATTTTCTCATCTTCAAAGGGGCTTCTTCTGATCAAGAACATATCTAGGCAA
This genomic window contains:
- the LOC108333977 gene encoding uncharacterized protein LOC108333977, whose protein sequence is MLLLLLTFLEKSNGESMLEGKAVIEDTDMPLKMQIQAMASASEALDLYDVLDCTSIAAHIKKEFDTKHGSGWQCVVGSSFGCFFTHSKGTFVYFTLETLNFLIFKGASSDQEHI